One window of the Populus nigra chromosome 4, ddPopNigr1.1, whole genome shotgun sequence genome contains the following:
- the LOC133690945 gene encoding protein SICKLE-like, translating to MEDAEKRSERLKAMRAVASAQAETCNDNVETSAVPGLLANPLLENPATQPALEELSAAPRFDFYTDPSAAFSSDRKRTATANQVARGFRPPNNISSMPQFSSPHPGQRNPEVTPSSAYQMQNNYSPANQMQSNYSPNQRMYPGQGPYHNAAFYRTPSNFARPFTMNQGTPEMWNGPGGPASYHSSTPYRGISRPYPIHQGNPGFGAVWSSPSPVSGYGGSPASSGRGQGYWDSSSGLGQSGGRGRGFRSRGFALNETQEPECFHDNSMVEDPWQHLKPVLWRGLDDPGKNLNGPVSSNSWLPKSISVKKPRISESSNKSTSGQTLAEYLSAAFTEATNDAPNV from the exons ATGGAGGATGCAGAAAAAAGAAGTGAAAGGTTGAAAGCAATGCGCGCGGTAGCTTCTGCACAGGCTGAAACTTGTAATGATAATGTTGAAACTTCTGCTGTGCCAGGTTTGCTTGCTAATCCGCTTCTTGAGAACCCTGCAACTCAGCCGGCACTGGAGGAGTTGAGTGCTGCTCcaaggtttgatttttatacagATCCTTCAGCAGCATTTTCTTCCGACCGAAAGAGGACTGCTACTGCTAACCAGGTTGCACGAGGTTTTAGACctccaaataatatttcttctATGCCACAGTTTTCTTCTCCCCATCCAG gTCAAAGGAACCCTGAAGTGACCCCCTCTTCTGCTTATCAAATGCAAAACAATTATTCACCTGCGAATCAAATGCAAAGCAATTATTCGCCCAATCAGAGAATGTATCCAGGGCAAGGACCATATCACAATGCTGCTTTCTATAGAACCCCAAGCAATTTTGCTAGACCTTTTACCATGAATCAAGGAACTCCTGAAATGTGGAATGGACCAGGTGGCCCAGCAAGCTATCATAGCTCTACTCCTTACAGAGGAATTTCCAGACCATATCCCATTCATCAAGGGAATCCTGGCTTTGGAGCAGTATGGAGCAGTCCATCCCCTGTTTCAGGTTATGGAGGGAGTCCAGCTAGTTCAGGAAGAGGCCAGGGATACTGGGATAGCAGTTCAGGTCTTGGTCAGAGTGGTGGAAGAGGGCGAGGCTTTCGTTCTCGTGGCTTTGCACTGAATGAAACACAGGAGCCAGAATGTTTTCATGATAACTCTATGGTTGAAGACCCATGGCAGCATCTAAAACCTGTTTTGTGGAGAGGACTAGATGATCCGGGGAAAAATTTGAATGGACCTGTCTCTTCAAATTCCTGGCTTCCAAAATCAATTAGCGTGAAGAAACCAAGAATTTCAGAGTCTTCTAACAAGTCCACTTCTGGACAAACCCTTGCAGAATATCTTTCTGCCGCATTCACTGAAGCGACCAATGATGCACCCAATGTATGA
- the LOC133691488 gene encoding VIN3-like protein 2 isoform X2, translated as MRKPAEEKPLNMMTPGGLSGFVLDPSKCSQLSLGERRELVREIAQWSKDAPEVLSSFTRRELLEIICAEMGKERKYSGYTKFQMIKHLLKLVSKTSKRSSIGNIMAVSPANPQAGFKRPRKKESQAHLSIDLNFVSAKNNSEEYIKMQICENAACGATLSPGDAFCKRCSCCICHYYDDNKDPSLWLTCGSDSLGKRSCGLTCHLICALKDERTGIMKIGCHSKLEGSFYCASCRQVNELMRNWRKQLLVAKEARRVDVLCQRVLLGYRMLTGTEQYKEMQKSMETALQLLKNELGPLDLVCSKMARGIVNRLSCGAEVQKLCASTVEAFDSMCGGSYHGYVEKKEPACAEVPKLCASAVEAFDSMFADNYHGYLEQKELTSCQIQFEESSPRLQAGKDINENKNEGMNLGSFSPPTPCNSNGMQEVSGLDCKKRVDESAYEYSVRVVKWLELRGHIAEDFRVKFLTWFSLKATLQDRRVVNVFVDALIDDPRSLAEQLIDTFMDKICCDKKPVPWHGFCTKLWH; from the exons ATGAGAAAACCAGCGGAGGAGAAGCCACTGAACATGATGACACCAGGAGGTTTGTCAG GCTTTGTGCTTGACCCTTCAAAATGCAGTCAGCTAAGTTTGGGAGAGAGAAGAGAACTTGTTCGTGAGATTGCCCAATGGTCAAAAGATGCCCCTGAGGTTCTTAGTTCATTCACCCGTAGGGAGCTTCTTGAGATTATTTGTGCAGAGATGGGTAAAGAAAGGAAATACTCAGGATATACCAAGTTTCAAATGATAAAGCACCTCCTAAAGTTGGTTTCCAAGACGTCCAAGAGGAGCAGTATAGGCAATATTATGGCTGTTTCTCCTGCCAATCCTCAAGCTGGATTTAAAAGGCCAAGGAAGAAAGAATCTCAAGCTCACTTATCAATTGACCTGAATTTTGTTTCTGCAAAGAATAACAGTGAAGAATACATCAAAATGCAAATATGTGAAAATGCTGCTTGCGGAGCTACTTTATCTCCTGGTGATGCTTTTTGCAAGAGATGTTCTTGCTGTATCTGTCATTACTATGACGATAACAAGGATCCCAGTCTATGGTTAACCTGTGGTTCTGATTCTCTTGGTAAGAGATCATGCGGACTTACTTGCCATCTAATCTGTGCTTTGAAGGATGAAAGGACTGGAATTATGAAGATTGGTTGTCATTCAAAGCTAGAAGGAAGTTTCTACTGTGCTTCTTGCAGACAAGTTAATGAGCTGATGAG GAACTGGAGAAAGCAATTGTTGGTTGCCAAAGAGGCAAGAAGAGTTGATGTATTGTGTCAACGAGTCCTTTTGGGTTACAGGATGCTCACAGGAACCGAGCAATACAAGGAAATGCAGAAGAGCATGGAAACTGCCTTGCAATTGCTGAAAAATGAATTGGGACCTCTGGATCTGGTGTGTTCTAAGATGGCACGGGGAATTGTTAACAGGCTCTCTTGTGGTGCTGAGGTTCAGAAATTGTGTGCTTCTACAGTGGAAGCTTTTGATTCAATGTGCGGTGGCAGTTATCATGGTTATGTGGAAAAGAAAGAGCCAGCATGTGCTGAGGTTCCGAAACTGTGTGCTTCTGCTGTGGAAGCCTTTGATTCAATGTTTGCGGACAATTATCATGGTTATTTGGAACAGAAAGAGCTAACAT CTTGTCAGATCCAATTTGAAGAATCTTCCCCTAGGCTACAAGCAGGGAAGGACATAAACGAGAACAAGAATGAAGGGATGAACCTTGGATCATTTTCTCCCCCCACTCCTTGTAATTCCAATGGGATGCAGGAAGTGTCAGGCTTAGATTGCAAAAAGCGAGTAGACGAGAGTGCTTATGAATATTCTGTGAGAGTTGTCAAATGGTTAGAGCTCAGAGGGCACATAGCTGAAGATTTCAGAGTAAAGTTCCTTACTTGGTTTAGCCTGAAAGCAACACTGCAGGATAGAAGGGTGGTCAACGTTTTTGTGGATGCTTTGATCGATGACCCACGAAGCTTAGCTGAGCAGCTCATTGACACCTTCATGGACAAGATATGCTGCGATAAAAAACCAGTTCCTTGGCACGGGTTTTGCACCAAGCTGTGGCATTAA
- the LOC133691488 gene encoding VIN3-like protein 2 isoform X3 — protein MRKPAEEKPLNMMTPGGFVLDPSKCSQLSLGERRELVREIAQWSKDAPEVLSSFTRRELLEIICAEMGKERKYSGYTKFQMIKHLLKLVSKTSKRSSIGNIMAVSPANPQAGFKRPRKKESQAHLSIDLNFVSAKNNSEEYIKMQICENAACGATLSPGDAFCKRCSCCICHYYDDNKDPSLWLTCGSDSLGKRSCGLTCHLICALKDERTGIMKIGCHSKLEGSFYCASCRQVNELMRNWRKQLLVAKEARRVDVLCQRVLLGYRMLTGTEQYKEMQKSMETALQLLKNELGPLDLVCSKMARGIVNRLSCGAEVQKLCASTVEAFDSMCGGSYHGYVEKKEPACAEVPKLCASAVEAFDSMFADNYHGYLEQKELTSCQIQFEESSPRLQAGKDINENKNEGMNLGSFSPPTPCNSNGMQEVSGLDCKKRVDESAYEYSVRVVKWLELRGHIAEDFRVKFLTWFSLKATLQDRRVVNVFVDALIDDPRSLAEQLIDTFMDKICCDKKPVPWHGFCTKLWH, from the exons ATGAGAAAACCAGCGGAGGAGAAGCCACTGAACATGATGACACCAGGAG GCTTTGTGCTTGACCCTTCAAAATGCAGTCAGCTAAGTTTGGGAGAGAGAAGAGAACTTGTTCGTGAGATTGCCCAATGGTCAAAAGATGCCCCTGAGGTTCTTAGTTCATTCACCCGTAGGGAGCTTCTTGAGATTATTTGTGCAGAGATGGGTAAAGAAAGGAAATACTCAGGATATACCAAGTTTCAAATGATAAAGCACCTCCTAAAGTTGGTTTCCAAGACGTCCAAGAGGAGCAGTATAGGCAATATTATGGCTGTTTCTCCTGCCAATCCTCAAGCTGGATTTAAAAGGCCAAGGAAGAAAGAATCTCAAGCTCACTTATCAATTGACCTGAATTTTGTTTCTGCAAAGAATAACAGTGAAGAATACATCAAAATGCAAATATGTGAAAATGCTGCTTGCGGAGCTACTTTATCTCCTGGTGATGCTTTTTGCAAGAGATGTTCTTGCTGTATCTGTCATTACTATGACGATAACAAGGATCCCAGTCTATGGTTAACCTGTGGTTCTGATTCTCTTGGTAAGAGATCATGCGGACTTACTTGCCATCTAATCTGTGCTTTGAAGGATGAAAGGACTGGAATTATGAAGATTGGTTGTCATTCAAAGCTAGAAGGAAGTTTCTACTGTGCTTCTTGCAGACAAGTTAATGAGCTGATGAG GAACTGGAGAAAGCAATTGTTGGTTGCCAAAGAGGCAAGAAGAGTTGATGTATTGTGTCAACGAGTCCTTTTGGGTTACAGGATGCTCACAGGAACCGAGCAATACAAGGAAATGCAGAAGAGCATGGAAACTGCCTTGCAATTGCTGAAAAATGAATTGGGACCTCTGGATCTGGTGTGTTCTAAGATGGCACGGGGAATTGTTAACAGGCTCTCTTGTGGTGCTGAGGTTCAGAAATTGTGTGCTTCTACAGTGGAAGCTTTTGATTCAATGTGCGGTGGCAGTTATCATGGTTATGTGGAAAAGAAAGAGCCAGCATGTGCTGAGGTTCCGAAACTGTGTGCTTCTGCTGTGGAAGCCTTTGATTCAATGTTTGCGGACAATTATCATGGTTATTTGGAACAGAAAGAGCTAACAT CTTGTCAGATCCAATTTGAAGAATCTTCCCCTAGGCTACAAGCAGGGAAGGACATAAACGAGAACAAGAATGAAGGGATGAACCTTGGATCATTTTCTCCCCCCACTCCTTGTAATTCCAATGGGATGCAGGAAGTGTCAGGCTTAGATTGCAAAAAGCGAGTAGACGAGAGTGCTTATGAATATTCTGTGAGAGTTGTCAAATGGTTAGAGCTCAGAGGGCACATAGCTGAAGATTTCAGAGTAAAGTTCCTTACTTGGTTTAGCCTGAAAGCAACACTGCAGGATAGAAGGGTGGTCAACGTTTTTGTGGATGCTTTGATCGATGACCCACGAAGCTTAGCTGAGCAGCTCATTGACACCTTCATGGACAAGATATGCTGCGATAAAAAACCAGTTCCTTGGCACGGGTTTTGCACCAAGCTGTGGCATTAA
- the LOC133691488 gene encoding VIN3-like protein 2 isoform X1: protein MIDLICIYMLWGGGSLSSMHCLFGYCVAGFVLDPSKCSQLSLGERRELVREIAQWSKDAPEVLSSFTRRELLEIICAEMGKERKYSGYTKFQMIKHLLKLVSKTSKRSSIGNIMAVSPANPQAGFKRPRKKESQAHLSIDLNFVSAKNNSEEYIKMQICENAACGATLSPGDAFCKRCSCCICHYYDDNKDPSLWLTCGSDSLGKRSCGLTCHLICALKDERTGIMKIGCHSKLEGSFYCASCRQVNELMRNWRKQLLVAKEARRVDVLCQRVLLGYRMLTGTEQYKEMQKSMETALQLLKNELGPLDLVCSKMARGIVNRLSCGAEVQKLCASTVEAFDSMCGGSYHGYVEKKEPACAEVPKLCASAVEAFDSMFADNYHGYLEQKELTSCQIQFEESSPRLQAGKDINENKNEGMNLGSFSPPTPCNSNGMQEVSGLDCKKRVDESAYEYSVRVVKWLELRGHIAEDFRVKFLTWFSLKATLQDRRVVNVFVDALIDDPRSLAEQLIDTFMDKICCDKKPVPWHGFCTKLWH, encoded by the exons ATGATAGACCTTATCTGCATATATATGCTTTGGGGTGGTGGTAGCCTGTCTTCTATGCATTGTTTATTTGGTTATTGTGTCGCAGGCTTTGTGCTTGACCCTTCAAAATGCAGTCAGCTAAGTTTGGGAGAGAGAAGAGAACTTGTTCGTGAGATTGCCCAATGGTCAAAAGATGCCCCTGAGGTTCTTAGTTCATTCACCCGTAGGGAGCTTCTTGAGATTATTTGTGCAGAGATGGGTAAAGAAAGGAAATACTCAGGATATACCAAGTTTCAAATGATAAAGCACCTCCTAAAGTTGGTTTCCAAGACGTCCAAGAGGAGCAGTATAGGCAATATTATGGCTGTTTCTCCTGCCAATCCTCAAGCTGGATTTAAAAGGCCAAGGAAGAAAGAATCTCAAGCTCACTTATCAATTGACCTGAATTTTGTTTCTGCAAAGAATAACAGTGAAGAATACATCAAAATGCAAATATGTGAAAATGCTGCTTGCGGAGCTACTTTATCTCCTGGTGATGCTTTTTGCAAGAGATGTTCTTGCTGTATCTGTCATTACTATGACGATAACAAGGATCCCAGTCTATGGTTAACCTGTGGTTCTGATTCTCTTGGTAAGAGATCATGCGGACTTACTTGCCATCTAATCTGTGCTTTGAAGGATGAAAGGACTGGAATTATGAAGATTGGTTGTCATTCAAAGCTAGAAGGAAGTTTCTACTGTGCTTCTTGCAGACAAGTTAATGAGCTGATGAG GAACTGGAGAAAGCAATTGTTGGTTGCCAAAGAGGCAAGAAGAGTTGATGTATTGTGTCAACGAGTCCTTTTGGGTTACAGGATGCTCACAGGAACCGAGCAATACAAGGAAATGCAGAAGAGCATGGAAACTGCCTTGCAATTGCTGAAAAATGAATTGGGACCTCTGGATCTGGTGTGTTCTAAGATGGCACGGGGAATTGTTAACAGGCTCTCTTGTGGTGCTGAGGTTCAGAAATTGTGTGCTTCTACAGTGGAAGCTTTTGATTCAATGTGCGGTGGCAGTTATCATGGTTATGTGGAAAAGAAAGAGCCAGCATGTGCTGAGGTTCCGAAACTGTGTGCTTCTGCTGTGGAAGCCTTTGATTCAATGTTTGCGGACAATTATCATGGTTATTTGGAACAGAAAGAGCTAACAT CTTGTCAGATCCAATTTGAAGAATCTTCCCCTAGGCTACAAGCAGGGAAGGACATAAACGAGAACAAGAATGAAGGGATGAACCTTGGATCATTTTCTCCCCCCACTCCTTGTAATTCCAATGGGATGCAGGAAGTGTCAGGCTTAGATTGCAAAAAGCGAGTAGACGAGAGTGCTTATGAATATTCTGTGAGAGTTGTCAAATGGTTAGAGCTCAGAGGGCACATAGCTGAAGATTTCAGAGTAAAGTTCCTTACTTGGTTTAGCCTGAAAGCAACACTGCAGGATAGAAGGGTGGTCAACGTTTTTGTGGATGCTTTGATCGATGACCCACGAAGCTTAGCTGAGCAGCTCATTGACACCTTCATGGACAAGATATGCTGCGATAAAAAACCAGTTCCTTGGCACGGGTTTTGCACCAAGCTGTGGCATTAA
- the LOC133692455 gene encoding receptor protein-tyrosine kinase CEPR1, which produces MAFQSIILLFVSLISLTYPIQTISTNPYQFFNLMKASLSGNVLSDWDVTGGKSYCNFTGVSCNSRGYVEMIDVTGWSISGRFPSGICSYFPDLRVLRLGHNSLHGDFLHSIVNCSFLEELNLSFLFATGTYPDFSPLKSLRILDVSYNRFTGEFPMSVTNLSNLEVLNFNENDGLHLWQLPENISRLTKLKRMILTTCVLHGPIPASIGNMTSLVDLELSGNFLSGHIPAELGLLKNLQQLELYYNYHLSGNIPEEFGNLTELVDLDISVNKLTGKIPESVCRLPKLEVLQLYNNSLSGEIPSAIASSTTLRILSVYDNFLTGEVPQDLGHLSAMIVVDLSENRLSGPLPSDVCRGGKLLYFLVLDNMFSGELPDSYAKCKTLLRFRLSHNHLEGSIPEGILGLPRVSIIDLSYNNFSGPISNTLGTARNLSELFVQSNKISGVIPPEISRAVNLVKIDLSSNLLYGPIPSEIGYLKKLNLLILQGNKLNSSIPKSLSLLRSLNVLDLSNNLLTGSIPESLSELLPNSINFSNNLLSGPIPLSLIKGGLVESFSSNPGLCVPVYVDSSDQSFPMCSHTYNRKRLNSIWAIGISVAILTVGALLFLKRQFSKDRAVKQHDETTASSFFSYDVKSFHRISFDQREILEAMVDKNIVGHGGSGTVYRIELSSGEVVAVKRLWSRKSKDSASEDQLLLDKELKTEVGTLGSIRHKNIVKLYCYFSSSDCNLLIYEYMPNGNLWDALHKGWIHLNWPTRHQIAVGVAQGLAYLHHDLLPPIIHRDIKSTNILLDANYRPKVADFGIAKVLQARGGKESTTTLIAGTYGYLAPEYAYSSKATTKCDVYSFGVVLMELITGKKPVEADYGENKSIINLVSTKVDTKEGVMEVLDKRLSGSFRDEMIQVLRIAIRCTYKTPALRPTMNEVVQLLIEAGQNRVDSFGSSNKSKEASDVTKIKNQFEI; this is translated from the exons ATGGCTTTTCAATCTATTATCCTCCTTTTTGTGTCACTGATTTCTCTAACCTATCCTATACAAACTATCAGCACCAACCCATATCAGTTCTTCAATCTCATGAAAGCTTCCTTGTCAGGAAATGTCCTGTCTGATTGGGATGTCACGGGAGGGAAATCATACTGCAATTTCACAGGAGTTAGCTGCAACAGTCGAGGATATGTTGAGATGATTGACGTAACTGGGTGGTCAATTTCTGGCCGTTTTCCATCTGGAATATGCTCTTACTTTCCAGACTTGCGTGTTCTTCGTCTAGGCCACAACAGTCTCCACGGTGACTTCCTTCACAGCATCGTCAACTGCTCTTTCTTGGAAGAGTTGAACTTGAGCTTTTTGTTTGCTACCGGAACATATCCAGATTTCTCACCATTGAAATCCTTACGGATACTTGACGTGTCATACAACCGCTTCACGGGTGAGTTTCCCATGTCAGTAACAAATCTTTCCAATCTTGAGGTGCTCAACTTCAATGAAAACGATGGCCTCCACTTATGGCAACTGCCGGAGAATATTTCTAGGCTGACAAAGCTCAAACGCATGATCTTGACAACCTGCGTGCTGCATGGTCCAATCCCAGCATCAATCGGAAACATGACATCCCTTGTTGATCTTGAGTTAAGCGGGAATTTCCTTTCTGGTCATATCCCTGCAGAGCTTGGATTGTTGAAGAACTTGCAGCAACTTGAGCTCTACTATAATTACCACCTTTCCGGCAATATACCTGAGGAATTTGGAAACTTGACAGAGCTTGTAGATTTGGACATCTCAGTCAATAAATTGACAGGAAAGATCCCAGAATCTGTATGTCGCCTTCCCAAGCTTGAGGTCCTGCAGCTTTACAACAACAGTCTCTCAGGAGAAATCCCCAGTGCTATCGCAAGTTCAACAACCTTGCGCATACTCTCAGTTTATGATAACTTTCTGACAGGAGAAGTGCCGCAGGACCTGGGGCACTTATCAGCTATGATCGTCGTAGACTTGTCAGAGAACCGCCTATCAGGGCCATTACCATCAGATGTTTGCAGGGGAGGTAAACTGCTCTACTTTCTTGTCCTGGATAACATGTTTTCTGGAGAGTTACCTGATAGCTATGCAAAATGCAAGACTCTTCTAAGGTTTCGACTGAGTCATAACCATTTGGAGGGCTCAATACCTGAAGGTATTCTAGGCCTTCCTCGTGTTTCAATTATTGATTTgagttataataattttagtgGTCCAATTTCAAATACACTTGGAACTGCGAGAAACTTGTCAGAACTGTTCGTACAAAGCAACAAGATTTCAGGTGTTATACCTCCTGAAATTTCCAGGGCTGTCAATCTGGTAAAGATTGATCTCAGCAGTAATCTCCTGTATGGCCCCATACCTTCTGAAATTGGCTATCTAAAGAAGCTAAATTTACTGATCTTGCAAGGCAACAAGCTGAATTCTTCCATCCCCAAGTCGCTATCTTTGTTAAGATCTCTCAATGTTCTTGATCTTTCCAACAACCTCTTGACTGGAAGTATCCCTGAAAGTCTGAGCGAGTTGTTACCAAACTCCATCAACTTTTCAAACAATCTTCTCTCTGGTCCAATACCTCTCTCACTGATTAAGGGGGGACTGGTGGAGAGTTTTTCAAGCAACCCAGGTCTCTGTGTTCCAGTCTATGTTGATTCATCAGATCAAAGTTTCCCCATGTGTTCACACACTTACAATCGAAAGAGGCTAAATTCTATCTGGGCAATCGGAATATCAGTAGCTATCCTAACTGTTGGAGCTCTCCTGTTTCTAAAACGACAATTCAGTAAAGACAGAGCTGTCAAGCAACACGATGAGACCACGGCTTCATCATTCTTCTCCTACGATGTAAAGAGCTTCCACCGAATAAGTTTCGATCAACGTGAGATCCTTGAAGCTATGGTTGATAAGAACATAGTGGGCCATGGAGGATCTGGGACTGTGTACAGAATTGAACTGAGCAGTGGAGAGGTTGTTGCCGTGAAGAGGCTGTGGAGTAGGAAATCGAAAGATTCTGCTTCAGAGGATCAGTTGCTTTTGGATAAGGAGTTGAAAACCGAGGTAGGGACTCTAGGAAGTATAAGGCACAAGAACATAGTCAAGTTGTACTGTTATTTCTCGAGTTCGGATTGCAACCTGTTGATTTATGAGTATATGCCAAATGGGAACCTTTGGGACGCCCTTCACAAAGGGTGGATCCATCTGAATTGGCCCACCCGTCATCAAATAGCAGTTGGAGTTGCTCAGGGCTTGGCATATCTCCATCATGATCTCTTGCCACCAATCATTCACAGAGACATCAAGTCAACCAATATCCTGCTTGATGCTAACTACCGGCCCAAAGTTGCAGATTTTGGCATAGCCAAGGTTTTGCAAGCTAGAGGAGGGAAAGAATCCACCACCACTCTCATTGCAGGGACCTACGGTTATTTGGCCCCGG AATATGCGTACTCATCTAAAGCAACAACCAAGTGTGATGTCTACAGTTTTGGGGTGGTGTTGATGGAACTAATAACTGGGAAGAAGCCAGTAGAGGCAGATTATGGAGAGAACAAGAGTATTATAAATCTGGTTTCAACAAAAGTGGACACCAAGGAAGGAGTGATGGAGGTGCTGGACAAGAGGTTATCAGGGTCTTTCAGAGATGAGATGATTCAGGTTCTCCGGATCGCCATCCGATGCACCTACAAGACCCCAGCCCTTCGACCCACCATGAATGAAGTTGTCCAGTTGCTGATCGAGGCAGGCCAGAACAGAGTCGATTCTTTCGGGTCATCAAATAAGAGCAAAGAGGCATCAGACGTCACTAAAATAAAGAACCAGTTTGAAATATGA